DNA from Elaeis guineensis isolate ETL-2024a chromosome 2, EG11, whole genome shotgun sequence:
TAAATCCGAAGGAAGACTTTCACATCAAACAAGAAGATAACTTACACGAAATGCCCGTGAAATGTGGGAGAGATGGGGCATAGCTGTGAGGTTCATGGTCAAATTTTTAGTTGGACGAGATCCACCACTGATCAAATGGATCGGTCGAACGATGAACCAacatgtataaattttttattatatatatatatatatatatatattggttcgCGGTTGAACTGGTCCTTGCTTTGCTTTGGTGGATTTGGTTCAGTGAATGATTTCTTCATTTTAAAAGTTTTTGGATAGGGGTAAGGTGATCTGCAACTGAAAAAAATAAGTATTCACATTCTTTTCGTTTCATTCTTTTGACTCTTTCCCACCTCTCCAGCCTTTGGCTTAAGATGCATTTCTCCTGCTATTCCAAGAGAAGAATCCAAAATCTTCAGTACTGTTCTTTAAGAGCTAGAAGTCATTGAACGCAGCAACACTTTTCATGGGACACGAGATGTACGAGACAAAGTGGATAGGGGACAATCGTGCTACGTCATCTCATcacaaaaatataaagattttttttttttgtagaagaaagaaattatttttGCGCCTGTGCTTTCATTTACTCCCATCTACtagctacttttttttttttcattctcgtTTGTAGTTAGCATCAAGTAAGCGAACTGCGCGATGATCGACAAGAGAGAGAGTAGTTGAATGGATTTCTAGATCAACCTACCCTTTCACATTTAGTCCAATCGATATTCAAGTCCTCCAAAACCATTATTTATTACTTAACTGTAAACATTCTCTGGAATAAAAAGTGATGCAAAGTATAATGGATGTTACTAGCATCTATCATGGAAAATAATAGTAAGTAACAGTGTACTAAAAAATGGTTGCTTTATATGCTGAATCAAGTAATTAATCATAGATTAAGTCGTGTTTGTAaaaggactttttttttttgttaccaaaaaaaaaaaaaaaggacttttTTCTAAGTAGCAGCCTAAAAACTACTACGTAATAATACGTTAGAAAATATTTGACGAAAAGACGAGTTCCCATCAAGTAAGCACTGTGTAGGCTGCTGGTATGGGGTCTGACGCTATTATTTCTTTCCCCACCATTCGTTATGGAATCCAAGAACGAAAGCTGGACTTTCGATATTAACCTAAAACCTGAGTTAGTAAAACAGTGTTTCGAGTATATCTAACCTACCCATACTGGACTTTGAAGTACTGAAAATACGATCAAAAACAATATCTTTGTTCTGGCCTGCGTGATCTAATTAATGAATAATACAGGATTTTAATCTAGCCTATACATATAATTTGATTAATGAATAACACATGGGACTTCAGTTTTGCCAACAGGACTTATAAAGTCCAATCTTGCAAAATCGGGCTTCCAAGTGTTTCGCAAGCATGGCTTTAAATTCCAAGTTATGAATCTGACTTTTGATATGATGACTAGCAAGTGAAGCTTTAGTAAAATTGATGGATTGGGCACGGAATAAGcaataaattgattttttttttcttttttttggcagGCTCTCCTTTCTAACCCACTTATCGCATGGATTGTAAAGCTAGCAAACAGGCGGCCTgctcacgagctagcacttgtttGGCTCGGACTTCAACTCTGAGCTCAGCTTGCTGGATCAGAGGATGAGCCAAACACTCGCTTTTAACTTGTTTCATCCTCCAGCTCATTCAACTTGAGCTCCGATGTTAAATGAACCGGGAATCAGCGGAAATCAGCTCGCTCTTTGGGCTCGGGAACCGGCtccaaataaataaatacatatttatttattattcattgcatgtatgaaaatataaagATTTATTGTACTTattgatttgataaatatgaaaaataactatTTGTTGATTTTAACCTGATCCTGAGTGGCTAAGTtgcttttttaaataattatatcaaacatatgtataatttaaatttttttaaaaataaatattaaaatttttattttttattttggaaatagGAAAAAGGAAAGTAACTCCAAAAGCTtcatagtttttttcttttttccctcaaACTAAATAAGTGCTCCCAAACCATCCCGGCAACCGGCAATTATTTGCCAAGGATTgtttaccaaaataaaaaaaaattgccaAGGATTTGCTGCAAGAGCAACCATCCCAACTTGCTCTCTTCGGCTAACAGCATTCCTTCCCTCGCTCTGGACCTGTCAAACCTAAATGGTAGGCGAGTCACGGGCGACCCAATCGCGCGCGCGTCCCGCCAATACCCATCGCTCTTCCCCTTTAAGACCTTCGCCGCGGCACGCGATCGATGCCATCCCAACGATTCCTCCGACAAATTCTTGAGTAGAAGGGAGGCCAAAAAGGCCACCCGAAGATTCCTCCTATAAACAcctccctctccttcctcctccaaACAGTTATGCGCATTGCATTATTAGAAGAaagaagggggagagagagagagagaagaaaaagagcaagAGGAAACAAAAGAAGCATCAATGGATAGGAGCCACAACATCAGCAACCGGTTGAAGCATCGAATAGCTCAAATGCTTCTCACCTCCTCCTGCACCACCGCCACTATAATGAACATCTCTGAAAACATCCCTCAAGAGCCTGGCTCCCCTTCAACGACCTCCCTGTCCACCGCCGAGGTAAGCTCGACCAACGTCCGCATCCCGTGGCTCCCCTCGTGCAGGTCTCCATCGATTGCAGCGGCCGCAGGTCCATTCACGACGCCTCCAGTCCTCCAAACCTTCCCTTGAcgcaagaggaggagaagaggtatcagaagaaagagaggaaaattaCAGAATCTGGAGTTGTCAATGAAACTGGAGCAGGGGAGGGGAGGAAATGTACTCCAGCTTCTCCTTCTCTTCCCTCCAATGATAATTACTACCACTCCCACTCCAAACAGAGGAAGAAGGCAACAGCCGAGAAGAAGAACAAGTTTGTAGGCAAGAAGAAGAAACCACCGTCCAATGGTTATGGATTTAGCGGCTCTTCTTCAATCGGCTCCGATGATGAATTCGGCTTCTTCAGCAGTGAAGAaggggaggaggaagaagaagaggaagaggaagagacgtGGACGCTCTTCTCTTCGAAGAGCTTCTCTTCGGACTCGTCGGAGTTCTACCACCGTCCTTCATCCAAGAAGATAACGACCAAACACAAGAAGTCCACCCGGCGACCACCGGTGAGAAGAGGCGCAAGGTATTTTGAAGATGGTTGGGATCAAGGCATCAAGTTCCAGCCTTTAATTCCCATCTCTTCGAAAAAGAAGCCACCGAAGGCGGCGGAGGCTCGGACCGGGTTTGCGGTGGTGAAGCAGTCGACCAATCCATATGAGGATTTCCGGAGTTCGATGGTGGAGATGATAACAGAGAGGGAGATGAAGGAACCTGAGGACTTGGAGCGGCTGCTCCACTCCTACCTCTCCTTGAATTCACCTTGCCATCATCCGGCAATCCTCGAGGCTTTTGCCGAT
Protein-coding regions in this window:
- the LOC105041548 gene encoding LOW QUALITY PROTEIN: uncharacterized protein (The sequence of the model RefSeq protein was modified relative to this genomic sequence to represent the inferred CDS: inserted 1 base in 1 codon) translates to MDRSHNISNRLKHRIAQMLLTSSCTTATIMNISENIPQEPXLPFNDLPVHRRGKLDQRPHPVAPLVQVSIDCSGRRSIHDASSPPNLPLTQEEEKRYQKKERKITESGVVNETGAGEGRKCTPASPSLPSNDNYYHSHSKQRKKATAEKKNKFVGKKKKPPSNGYGFSGSSSIGSDDEFGFFSSEEGEEEEEEEEEETWTLFSSKSFSSDSSEFYHRPSSKKITTKHKKSTRRPPVRRGARYFEDGWDQGIKFQPLIPISSKKKPPKAAEARTGFAVVKQSTNPYEDFRSSMVEMITEREMKEPEDLERLLHSYLSLNSPCHHPAILEAFADLWEAIFGQL